From the Flavobacterium galactosidilyticum genome, one window contains:
- a CDS encoding DNA topoisomerase IB, producing the protein MKKIETKIDIKHVDDEAMSIHKRKRGKGYQYFDEDGNKIKDKLLLSRFRRLIIPPMWTDVYICKWDDGHIQAIGRDAKGRKQYIYHSEFEKSKQEEKFAKMKAFGKSLKKFRIKVLEDIAEKEWNKNKVLALIILLLDETGIRIGNKQYVNQNGTFGLTTLRRKHITFEKNQVVFEYKGKSNQMRHVEIDDVQLAKLIKKTSELPGYEIFRYKNDDGQFQAVDSDDVNEYIHAHMGKGFSSKDFRTWVASRLAVELYPYAIEAIGETKKSKFSNALIRMVADELGNTPKVCRSYYVHPNIMQKIESKSLPNKYYEDKGMKQSELTLSEKEVMKHL; encoded by the coding sequence ATGAAAAAGATAGAAACTAAAATTGACATAAAACATGTTGACGATGAAGCAATGTCAATTCACAAACGCAAACGAGGAAAAGGATATCAATATTTTGATGAAGACGGCAATAAAATCAAAGATAAATTACTATTGAGTAGGTTTCGCCGACTTATAATTCCGCCAATGTGGACCGACGTTTATATCTGCAAATGGGATGATGGACACATACAAGCCATTGGGAGAGATGCAAAAGGGAGAAAACAATACATTTATCACTCGGAGTTTGAAAAATCCAAACAAGAAGAGAAGTTCGCTAAGATGAAAGCTTTTGGTAAATCACTTAAAAAATTTAGGATAAAAGTTTTAGAAGATATCGCTGAAAAGGAATGGAACAAAAATAAAGTTTTAGCTTTAATTATATTACTTTTAGACGAAACAGGTATTCGAATAGGCAACAAACAATATGTAAATCAAAATGGAACTTTTGGTTTAACTACATTAAGAAGAAAACATATTACTTTCGAGAAAAATCAGGTAGTTTTTGAATACAAAGGTAAAAGCAATCAAATGCGGCATGTAGAGATTGATGATGTACAATTAGCAAAATTAATTAAGAAAACCTCAGAATTGCCGGGGTATGAAATCTTTAGATATAAGAATGATGATGGTCAATTTCAAGCCGTAGATAGTGACGATGTAAATGAATACATACATGCGCACATGGGTAAAGGATTTAGTAGTAAAGATTTTAGAACATGGGTTGCTAGTCGTTTAGCAGTGGAACTATATCCTTATGCCATTGAAGCAATTGGTGAAACTAAAAAGAGTAAGTTCAGCAATGCGCTGATTCGAATGGTAGCAGATGAGCTTGGTAACACTCCTAAAGTGTGCAGATCCTATTACGTACATCCCAATATCATGCAAAAAATTGAATCTAAAAGTTTACCTAATAAATATTATGAAGATAAGGGAATGAAACAATCAGAGCTTACTTTATCAGAAAAAGAAGTAATGAAACACTTGTAG